The Anabas testudineus chromosome 1, fAnaTes1.2, whole genome shotgun sequence genomic sequence CTTTTGCTAACATtgactttgatttattttttatatataagaAACAAGTATGCCAAACCACCTGACAAAGTGAGATTCCTGAACAGTTAACATATGTAATCCAAAGTAAGCctgcaaaataataatttaaaactatatttcaGAATTTTGAGTTGTGTCCCAAAATGTCCTATGTCTGGcttgttttaatttagaaaCCATTAttatttgctgcttttgctgtactctacagtaaactacagtgatttttttattgcaatCATCAAGAAAATTTTTTCTCATACACTTTCAAATTATACGGCAAAAGTATTTATAGTATTTTGaactaattacatttttcacaccATGAAGAACACAATGCTCCAGAAATGTAGACTACTACAGTTACTACATGCACTTTCTCAGCATATTGAATtgagctttttttattattattgattcaTCTTGATTAATCTCTAATTGATTAAAATGTatcaatatattattttattgtgtaaaatatCCAAGTCAGCATCATTAAATGTTTTGCCCTGAACCCGAACCCAAcaagatatttaatttactacagAATCTGACCAACAATATCAACAAATGCTTACATTTGGGGTACTGTAATTAGggttaatattattaaaatagaaGACTTTTTTCACGATCAGCCATTTAATAAACTCcaaatttattaattttttcacgtttattttgttattttctttaaaggCTGCAACTCAGTGGGAGTACTGCAATGACCAGTCAGCATTCCAGCCATGCAGAGAGTGCACACTCCACAGACAAACAGCCACCTGCTGTGGCCCCCAAACTTCATGTGCAGCGATCACTCTCAAAGGACACCATCACCATCCACTTCTCAGCTTTCGGgaaggatgaagaggaggaggaggaagaagaactGTACAGTACAACAGTCTCCACTACCTCAGCCACTCAGGATGACTCAAATATTGTGACAGCCGTAGAGGCGAGCGAAGAAATGTTTGAAGGGGTGCCACTGGACTCTGCAGTTGAGGTAGCTGTCCTACCTGAATCATCCAGACTTTCTCCTATTTCTAGACGTCACACTAACGGTTCACCCACACAAACTCTGTCAGCATGTATTGCTGAGCAGAAAGGCTTAACTTCCAATTCTTCTCCTACTAAATCTTTGAGCTTTCCCTCCAGTGACAAACCTTTTTTAAGCTTGGTGAAGTCTTTTTCGTCTGATGCTGAGGCTCGTGATGGAAACACATCTATTCCTGGTCCATCAGTAAGACACAGGCATCTCATGAAGACTCTTGTCAAATCCTTTTCTTCAGATACCTCCCAagactcctcctcttcctcctctgcatccTACCGTCTTCCAGAATCCCGTCTTAACTTGCAACTCTTCAAGCAATTTACACAGTCACGGATGCCGTCTGCTACAACGTTGTCAACTGGTGACTCTAAAACTGCCCCCTCCTCCCCGCTAACCTCACCAGATAACCGCAGCTTCTTTAAAGTCTCAGACGTTGAGGCACGTATTGAAGACACAAAACGACGTCTCTCTGAGGTCATCTCAGAACCGCTCCAACTTCTGAGTAAGATCATGGATGAAAAGAGTAGCAGCTTAGTTAGCAGCAGCATTTACCGGCCCAAGGCCCTCTCTGCCAGTGCCTCAGAACTCTCCATTGCTTCTATCAATGGTCACCTGGAGAGTAACAACAATTATTGCATtaaggaggaagaaggaggtgaATGGGAGGCTGAGAGCCCCAACTGTATAGCCACTGTTTCACCAGATTCAGTTCCCTCTTCTGTTGACACTAAGAGCCCCAGCAAGTCAACTTCACTTTCCATGTCATTAGACAAGTGCTCTATGTCTGCTCTTGCTAAACAGGAGGATGAGGACTTTTGCATCCTATACAGTGATGACTTTGAAACTTGCACTGACACAGATGGTGATGGTGTTGATGGAACTGATGAGACTGGAACTGGTAGTCAAACTAAAATGCCACTAAGTGGTAGTACTGAACCATGCAGTGAAGATGAATCTGAAAGTATTGAGCTGACACCCAGTGTTCCACACTATACTCTTATAATCCTTACTGTAATGGTCTATGGGTATTTTGTATTACCTATGCCAAGTTACATTGGAGGAATGCTGCTTGGGATTGGACTGGGTTTCCTTTTAGCCATTGGTGTTGTGTGGTTGACAGGACCAAAACCTTCTGGTGGGCATATCAGATGCCATGGGAAGCTGTCAAAAATAACCAAGTTGGACATTAAAGAACCAGAAATCTATAAGGTCAGTGTATCTTCactcagttttttttatgtattttaatttgaaagtgctgctaaataaatgaaatataaatttaaGAGGCATATCTCCTTGACAGTTTTCAGACTGAAATTACAAAGATGCAAATAGGTTAGATAAGTAACTTGGCTGAATATAGACACATTAAAAGAGTACTTCAGAAAGCAAATGACAACAAGCTGTTTGTGCTTTAACTTCAAAAGACAATGCTTAAAATACACAGGTGATATATCctttctgtcattgttttattatatgCACAGTGTGTTGATCACAacacacctcctccacctccctgaattgttgttgcttctttgtcagtgtactgtagctgttgtgGCTTTACATGTtcaaaacaatataatacacatttcatacattttcaaAGAGAACCATCTGCAGAACAATGAACAACATCCTATCCATTGTTGTTGACCGCTAACCTATGTTAAATTGTTACAGGGCTGGATGAACGAGATCTCAAACTATGATCCAGAGACGTACCATGCCACACTGACACACTCTGTGTATGTCCGACTGGAGGGCTCCATCATTCGTCTGTCTAAACCCAACCGCAACATTGCCCGGCGTGCCACCCACAGTGAACCAAAACCCGATGTCACCTACATCAGTCAGAAAATTTATGACCTCACCAACAGCAATGTATATTGTCACACCTTTTATTTCGCCCCAGACACGTTAAAATtgatttatacagtatattgtctgTCCTTACAGCTTTGGACATGTGCTACTTAATTGTTAAAATCAATAGGAATTACTTAATGAAATGGTAAATCCTTGATGCTAGAatagagaataataaaaaaagtacaCAATAGAGATTTGTGTCTTACAATAATTCTGAAAAAGGTAAGAATGTGTTAAAACCAAACTTTGAAACCAATATGATTTGTCCTAACTCTTTCCCTAGGTATATCTAGTGCCTCACAGCCTGG encodes the following:
- the LOC113161414 gene encoding testis-expressed protein 2-like codes for the protein MTSQHSSHAESAHSTDKQPPAVAPKLHVQRSLSKDTITIHFSAFGKDEEEEEEEELYSTTVSTTSATQDDSNIVTAVEASEEMFEGVPLDSAVEVAVLPESSRLSPISRRHTNGSPTQTLSACIAEQKGLTSNSSPTKSLSFPSSDKPFLSLVKSFSSDAEARDGNTSIPGPSVRHRHLMKTLVKSFSSDTSQDSSSSSSASYRLPESRLNLQLFKQFTQSRMPSATTLSTGDSKTAPSSPLTSPDNRSFFKVSDVEARIEDTKRRLSEVISEPLQLLSKIMDEKSSSLVSSSIYRPKALSASASELSIASINGHLESNNNYCIKEEEGGEWEAESPNCIATVSPDSVPSSVDTKSPSKSTSLSMSLDKCSMSALAKQEDEDFCILYSDDFETCTDTDGDGVDGTDETGTGSQTKMPLSGSTEPCSEDESESIELTPSVPHYTLIILTVMVYGYFVLPMPSYIGGMLLGIGLGFLLAIGVVWLTGPKPSGGHIRCHGKLSKITKLDIKEPEIYKGWMNEISNYDPETYHATLTHSVYVRLEGSIIRLSKPNRNIARRATHSEPKPDVTYISQKIYDLTNSNVYLVPHSLARKRVWNKKYPICIELGKQDDFMSKAEGDRWEASEGLSTRDRGDGSGGALERGVSSSPRDIGQTLYLFGRTGREKEEWFQRFLSAARLKADLKKSSSFPGTQSSHSRSSSRSSLDEALASQPKSKDFTVYSAMVGSVKTKPQLDYSVYMASVLPKQAAVNPVAASPSVQSPQSSPGADKKLQNTTSAQLQPREEEEEEEAVAWVNAALGRIFWDFLSEPHWADLVSKKIQMKLSKIRLPYFMNELTLKELDMGSVTPRILGASKPSIDFRGLWFDLEISYSGSFMMTLETKMNLSRLGKEGEGLRLGEFGKDGSRPRTYCLADSDEESSSAGSSDEEDSSELSNESAGAEGLVGGHKPSKIMRFVDKITKSKYFQKATETEFIKKKMEEVSNTPLLLTVELQELQGTLAVNVPPPPTDRIWYGFRSPPHLELKARPKLGEREVTLGHVTDWIEKKLDQEFQKVFVMPNMDDVWLTIMHSAMDPRTAGGPLVSPPMDQDNSQPERDSTTPP